Within Vigna unguiculata cultivar IT97K-499-35 chromosome 2, ASM411807v1, whole genome shotgun sequence, the genomic segment aaaaaaaaaaaactgaaaatatgTTCTAACAATATGTTGCGAAGTGAGAACCATGACACATGACAAATAAAATATGCCCAGATACCTGTATATTCAAGCAGCTCTGATGAAATGTTGATGGACAACTATCACAACAGATTAAATCCCCTCCATCAGCACAGATACCACAAGTATCATCATTTGGATCATCACCATTAATATCTACAGAATGGAAACCAATTTTTTCAGAATTCTCTTGTCTATTCCATGCATCTATTTGGCACTGTAGAAGAGAAACTCCAGattccaaaaaaatattttgatatggCTGTGGTAATTTGCTTCCTGCATGAAGCTCAAACTTTGAAACTGTGAGGATCTTACTACAGCAGCCACAATGTATACCATCTCTTGTGATCCACCCCTCAAGCAAGACTTTCTTCCGTCTGCGGTACTGAACCTTTTGGCTTAACTCTACTGCTCCCGAGTCAATCAACCAGGCAAGAACTGTCCGTTTTCCCATATATGGGACAAAGCCATCAGATTCTGAATTTGATCTTTCGTTAGAACTGCGAACTAACAAGGTACATCTTCCGTGCTTATTACTCTTCCGTCCATGTATACGAGGATCACATCCAGATGGTTTTTCTATTCCTTCAACTGAGTGATGGGTAGCATTCTGGATTTTAGACCGAGCACTGATAACGTTAGTatcaaacattttatttttcatcgaCTTACTTCCCTGTTTTATAAAGGAGCTTAATTTCTCCTCATTGTTATCACTATCAGTGCTATTCATATCATGCTTGTTGCTGGCAGATCTTATTTGAGGCTCTTTTTCATTATCACTTTCACtatcatattttttcttcttgtttttcaattctttctccATTTTCTTCCTAGTTTTCCTTGTTAGTTGACTGAGCACCTCATCTGCAATAGGAGCAAAAGAAGAACTATCCCCTTTGACCTTGACCTCCTTAGCATCTTCATTCAATTGCTTTTGAAGCGCATCATAGGCCTTGATGATAGACCAATAGGCTGTACCTACCGGATTAATATAAACTGCATCCAGGTAGTCTCTGTTCCTTCGAGGTCTATAGTCAATGGTCCAACCCGAAGTCAGCAGCATCTCCCTTATTCGCTCTCGCAGTTTCTGTTTTTCTGTACCACTACCACGCTTGATTTTTCCTTCTTTCGCTTTTGTAGTTGAGAGTTTATCATGCACAGGGGTCTGTTCATCCTCGGACAACATCTTTTTTACAGGCTTAGCAGCTTCAACATTTCTTACCCCGGGATTCAATGATGTGTCACTGTTATCTGAATCCCCTTCATCACCCTTGCTATCCTTGCTTGACAAAGATTTTCTTGATGCTATCTGTTTCTTCTCCGGCCTCTTGAGTAATCCTGGTTTCTCAACAGGTTTTGTTTCCAAGTATGATGAAGGACGAGTTGGAACATTCCACTTGGCAGTCTCTTCAGTCTTCATCCTCTTGGAGGGCTCTTCAGTTTCCAACCTTCGCCCGCTTTCCACAGGTTTGTGATGATCGTAATATTGTTTTGATTGCCCACATACCTTCTTCTTATTAACCATTACCTTCAAAACACCATTTTTCCCCTGAACCCTAATAGACTCCTCGGAATTAAATTTCTCCCTCTGCAAGGGTATAGGTACCCGAACGCCGTCTCTGTTACTCTTGAGCCTAATGTGACCAACATGATCTCCAGGAAACACGCCACTTGGCCTGTCAACATAAGAGTTATTTCGCTTATCAGGAAGACGTACACTTGACCCATTTTTTAATTCCCTATCAATGCCACTCCTAGTAGCATGCTCCGATCCCATAAAACTTCTTCCTCCAAAACCAACTCCATTGCCATCCAAATGCCTCCTCCTCGTGATCTCCACATCCATACCATCATATTCTTCGACATTGTACGCATCCAACTTACTTCGCTTAGTAACCCACTGCTCCAATCCTTTATCCGCACCCCTAATCCTTTCCATTCTGTCCCTCTTTCGACTAATTTCACTCCCACCCCGCTCAGAGCCAGCCAAACCATTGCAACCACGAATAGTCTCAGACCCGAGCCTTCTACCAGGAGGAATCAGCAACTCGTCACTTGATCCAGAATCACTCACAGACACACTGATGTTGGCCCTTTTCTTCGATTCATAGAGCTTCCTAGACGTGGAAGCAGTAGCCCCCAACCCATCCCCTTTCTTTCGCACAATTAAACAACCCGAGGAATTTCTGCTCTTCACCACAACCCCAGAACCACCCGATCTCACTTCCGATTCCATCTACCAAAGCCCCTCGCCAAAATTAGCATCCCCCGCAACCAAAACTAAACCCTAATCTCCAGATCTAAAGCGAAATCGCTTTCAATTTTACACACTTACCCCCTTCCCCCGGACCAAAGCAAAATTTCAACGAAATCTTACCTCGCCGGAAAATTCACGGATTCCGTCCCTCGGAATAAATTGTGTGATGCGAGTAATCCCCGCCGAAAAAACCCAAGTGATCCGAGGGCGACCTAACTCCGAGAGAAATTGAAACGAAAATCGGTGAGAGATATAGAAAGGGGGAGAGAGATTTTTGGGTTGCGATGTGCAGAAGCAGCACCTAAGTTAATATCGATAATCAATCGATAATAccaaaaaaaggtaaaaaaaaaaaaaaaaaaacttaaacagAAAACAATGTCAGCTGCTCATCTCTTTTTGTtttgcttattttatttttccctccaaattttgtctTTTGTTGAATCCCACGTTTCTGATGCCGCCACCTCACATATATTGGACGTGGCAAAATCACAACGGTTTCCACGACTGTTTATACAGTTTTTCCTACGCTGAGTACTGTTTCTCGGTAAGTGAGTCTTCTACAGAATTTCGAGAGACGTTACAAatcagattttaaaaaaaaaaaaaaaatacatggaatgagtttttttttctttttttttttttacaacagAAACTTTAAAATCAGTTAAACTAAAGCTGAATTGATCGAAAGcgaattaaattgaaaattactttatttaatttaaacaaaaacagtttaaacaaattaaattgaacattttttttagtttactttattacattcattactttttcaaataataCAACCTAGGAACAATCAATTTCATAATAGAAATCTAATTGCAGTATAATAGAAAATGCAATCCaattagtaatttaaatttactttccAATCCTATTCACAAAATATATGTCAAACACAAAACTGCATTATCATCAAACATCTGATTAAATTGTTTATCACAAGTTTAATTAATTGTACTACTAAATGTAAGTTTTCTAAATcctaataataacataattccGTATCCACTCATGGGGTTATGTTAATTTCATCTAGCAAATAATAGTTAGaaaacaatatattataatatctcTAGTTGAaaatttgagactctaattaatcaacatataattaatttacgTCAGAAACtattatgaaattaattattttttttttacacatttgttcaaataatattcatatataattttgtgTTGCCACCATGTGTGTTTTAAGAATTGTGAGCAGAGGAAGAACGTTTATCTTGTACAAATTGTGatgaaaactaaatatttacttatttttaacatttgacAATTTGCACAGTTCACTGCacaattaatcttttaattatttatttgtaatatatatatatatatatatatatatatatatataaaataaattaaaaaaacttaattaaatttcaatttcatgataaacttagatattttttaatttttattaaacttttttatctattaaatataagaaaatgatatttttcaaGTGAGcacttatttttaacttttgttaatttaatgaggtgactattattttcatatgtgATTTTGTGTATTATTAGATTAGAGTAAACagaaatatattagaaaacgGTCAAATAAGTGTGGGATTAAACAACTGAgattaaaaatgaagtaaaaacaaaaacacgtTGGATCAATTgaagtatattattttcaatatcgATAAGCTAAAACGAAGAGAAAAATACAATGAAAACTCAAATATATTGTTGAAACTAAAataccaaaatttataataaacttaaattttaattaagttaaaaaatatttatattcatgtaCACCagtcaaaaaatttattaaaggtgaaaagataaaagcaatgaagaaaaaatgtacacattttattttcttgaatgcCAAAAATGTACACATGTCTGGTGAATTTGAATAATTTGTGTCAATATCGATATAAGTTTAGACCATACTCATAGATACATGCTTATTTGTTATTTCTACTTgtaagttatttaagaaagggAATCggtaattaattattctttttaaaattcacATCGTTTTAAGGGTATTCATATTACCGTATCCGAATAATATTAAGAGTACGAGGGACATGTCTTAAAATGTATGAAATGAACATCACCAATAAAGCAACGGAAGAAAGTGCTTTTCTTTTAATCGACAAAGTATATTCCAACTAAAACTATGTTTTCCAAATGAATAGCTACATAGTTGAAGAAGGAAACAAGATTTAGATGCAAGCAACTCTTTTCGAGTACCACTTTTTTACTTGATGTATATAGCAACCAAGTTATATTAAGTATTTTTCTTGCAATGGTTAAATCATAGATTACCTTGATAGTTTTAACTGATTTATCTagaaaatatcaacatataaatACTATGTAATGTAAATTTGTCTTTTGTCGTTAATTTTATtactcatttattattatatatattactacCAAATTCTTCTAGAAAATTGCACCCAAGTTTCTACATTTGTATCAcgtaataaaaagtaattaccATAGCCAATGTCACAATAAGAAATCAGTtacaaaaacattattataatagaagtgaaattgtaagaaaattatgcctactaaaatcaattatatatatatatatatatatatatatatagagagagagagagagagggcaGTATAGATGCCTGATACATATGAAAAATGTGGACTTTAATTGCAGAAAGTGAAAAAAGTACAAGATAAAAATCTATGGTGAAATACAATTGTTATTTGCTGCACAGTGCACACCAAATTCTACAAATATGGCAGAAATAGACCACAAGCCGAATACAACGAGCTCGAATTGGAATACAAGAAACATAATTCTTGCTTCCCACAATTACTCATTAAATACAGTCAAGTAATATTAAACACATGCTACCAATCTGTGTAAAAAGGGAgtcaaaaacaccacaaaagaatCTATGTAGAAAATTTGCTCACAGTACAATTGCTTATGCAATATGATTGCTGAATTGCTGTGGACATTGGTGAAAACCCGTATCCACTCTACCACATTCAGATATATACAATAGGAACCGCACAATCGTCTAATGCAACTCAAAGTATTTGCTTCTGTTGAAGAACCGTTGCATATTACTTCCCAGTAACTTTACCTATTCGGGTACATGCAACAGGTCTGGGGCCAGACGAACATTCACATACAATGAAGTTAGCTAATCTTAACCTTGAAAATTCACCCATAAATGACAAGGGACCAAACAGTATTTCCTTCAAAACCATCGGAACGAATTCATAATACCTGATCAAAGCACAACGTAGAAGCTTCAAAAGCCTTGAAAATTGACTTGCACAGAAGCAATGATGCTCTGAAAAAAAACCTAGCTTATGATAACATATGGAGCGGTACAGGACTCGGTCATTCTGCTAGACCACAACAGTATCAGAACTAACACCAGAAGCGTTTACAGCACATACATCCTTCTCATTTTCacattcaatttcatttttggaATCAGATCCTTCCTGCAACAAACTCTTATCACCAAGTTTGAGAGCAGAACCGGAGACATCTAGATTTTGATCATTCCCCTTTCTAATATTCTCTTCCAATAAATTCCTTGAAGAAACAGCATCAAGAGCGTCGTCATCCATACGAACCTCTTTAGTAGGTGAAGTATCGGCTGCCTTTGGAGAACCCACCACCGGATTAATGTCGAGCTCTGACGAATCACAGTTCATAGCAGAGAATGAGTGACATTTCTTGTCAAGGTTTTCTTGTGAACATGGATCAGACGAAGAAGTTTCCTGAACCAAAGCTTTAACATTTGGAATATCTTCTGAGTGACTACTCACAGATGTGTCATTAGGAGAAATGGATTGGCATTTTGAAGGAGGATTTAATTTATCAACAGGAGAAGCAGCATCCACTTTATTCTTCATTTCTGGTGCACTGTGACTAGTCCTAGAAGGAGAAATACATTTATCTGAAACTGAATCAGACACCATTTCCTCGGAATCAGATTTAGAGCTGAGAGTTCCATCAACCAAAACTTCATTGTTAAGTTCTTGAGAAGCATCGCTGCATTCATCATTCGTCTCATTAGCAGGATTTGAACTAGTATCATCACTTCTATGACGATTTTGTGGAGTTAAAGAACCCACATCTGACCCATTTCCCATTTTCGTATGGATAAAATCATTGTCTTCATTTCCCATTTTCTCAGAACCTGTCaggaaaaagaaagtaaaatttaCGTACAGGGAAAGCAACTTCtgaaattttagaaacaaaaacagcaagaaCACATGCGGTTTTATTACCTTCATGTTTTCCTTGTTCAACCAACCGCTTCTGTAACATATCTATACCAGGGAAGACCATCATATTAAGTGACTTCATCTCTTGCCTGAGTGAACTGTCTAGACGTGTGAAGCCAAAAACCGTTGTCCATGTATGTGTGAGTTCAGCAATTGCAGGAATAACTAGTTTTTCAACTTTCAGAGTGCAAAGGGCCTTTCAATCAAGGaggaacaaataagataagaatGTGTCAACGTCAATAAAAAATGCATGCAAAAGGATCCCaaccaaaatttttaataaattttaggtaCAAAGAAATCACAAAGAACTAGAGGTTCATGGTTTACCGATTCAATGGCAGAAAAGAGCCGGCGGCACATCCCCTGGCGCCTATATACATGTCGAGTTCCAATAAATGGCATCTCTGCTACCTTAGTTCCATGCAACCTAAGACAGGAAAGTAAATACTTACATGTATACTCCCAcactaacataaaaaatatagagaaaCATAGATATAGAATGAGAGTGAGAAAGATCAAGAAAACAGCCATGGCCTTCTACCATTATTTAGGCTAAATAAATCGGTAAAACTGAATGTTACTTTAAAAAAGGTTTGAAACAAGAACAAGTGGCTGCCCAATGCCACTCATGCTTTACTTGTTACAAAGTAATATGGCATTGTTGTATAAAAGCCACAGGACTAGGGCACTGCCAAACTTATGAATCCTATCTCCTCACCATTGCCACATTGGTAATTTCTTACACAATTTAACAGACTagtgaatgaaaaaaagaagctCTCTCTTAAGCAGTCACACTGGTGTATGATAATTAGCAAATTCAAAAGACTAgtcatataaaaaagaaaagctCTCTCTAAAGCAACTGCAGTATGCCAatgaatattttacattataatgAATTTCATTCTATATGATTAATTAACTACAAtgttattttttcttccttGACAACTGTCAACTATTCATCTTCCTTAGTTCCCCTCATTTTTCTATGGTAGATCTGTAATTGGGTAGACTTTTCAATTAATTGCAACTGAAAATCCTTTCAGCATCCCAAAGTCTACTATATCTGCAGTTTTTCCTCTTGAAAAGAAAGGTCAGACATCCAGAAAATGAATCCGCAAGGCAAAGTCTGAGTCTTAGTACCTGATAGATGCTGCAGCAATTATTTCATCCCCTTTTTCCAAAATAGCAGCGTAAAATCCACCATAGCTCAACCGGCTAAAGTTTGATCTGAAAGTGAATAGAAGAAAGCCAAAAATAGACAGAGGAACAGTTAAGGCTAGCAGTATCTAGCggaaaacaaaaatacacaGAAAGATTAACTTTGATCTATTAACACCCCAAGCTACCATCGTTGCTTGAAACCTTTTTTTCCAGTTTCGATTGCTTCTTTCATTTATGATCTTCTGCTTAACTTAATGGTTGGTTGATGAAGGGGAGGGAACGGATATATATTTAGATTTGCTGTCTGGTTCGAATTTTAGGAAGGGAGCAAAATTcctcattttcaaatttttgctCCCTCCAATATTGGGGTGAATTGGAGGGAAGGGAAAGGAGATTTAAAACATTTTGACCAAAGCGTTTTTACTTATGCATTGATATACCCAAAATTATAGAggtatatgaaaaaaaaataattattaaatctttCATGTGCCCACTTCATAACTTAAACTCACCAACTAAAACATCAAAAATAACCCAAAAAGCATAAATGTCCCCTCTTCAAACCCTAATTTTACATCTGAAAAAGCTTTCAAATTTTATCCAGTTTCCactatttttttccttctaaaCTTAAGGTATGATGGTTCATTCATAACGTTTAACTAGAGCTCACCCAGTATTATATAAGACGTTGCGGATTATATTGATCCCACTTCTCCTATCAATAACAGGTAAAAAGCATTCATCCATCACAGCTAGCCCAATAGCCAACTTTGAATTGCATTCTATTCTCTGGGTAATTCCCCTGCAAGCTGCCTCTGAGTCTTCATCTGT encodes:
- the LOC114173963 gene encoding uncharacterized protein LOC114173963; this encodes MESEVRSGGSGVVVKSRNSSGCLIVRKKGDGLGATASTSRKLYESKKRANISVSVSDSGSSDELLIPPGRRLGSETIRGCNGLAGSERGGSEISRKRDRMERIRGADKGLEQWVTKRSKLDAYNVEEYDGMDVEITRRRHLDGNGVGFGGRSFMGSEHATRSGIDRELKNGSSVRLPDKRNNSYVDRPSGVFPGDHVGHIRLKSNRDGVRVPIPLQREKFNSEESIRVQGKNGVLKVMVNKKKVCGQSKQYYDHHKPVESGRRLETEEPSKRMKTEETAKWNVPTRPSSYLETKPVEKPGLLKRPEKKQIASRKSLSSKDSKGDEGDSDNSDTSLNPGVRNVEAAKPVKKMLSEDEQTPVHDKLSTTKAKEGKIKRGSGTEKQKLRERIREMLLTSGWTIDYRPRRNRDYLDAVYINPVGTAYWSIIKAYDALQKQLNEDAKEVKVKGDSSSFAPIADEVLSQLTRKTRKKMEKELKNKKKKYDSESDNEKEPQIRSASNKHDMNSTDSDNNEEKLSSFIKQGSKSMKNKMFDTNVISARSKIQNATHHSVEGIEKPSGCDPRIHGRKSNKHGRCTLLVRSSNERSNSESDGFVPYMGKRTVLAWLIDSGAVELSQKVQYRRRKKVLLEGWITRDGIHCGCCSKILTVSKFELHAGSKLPQPYQNIFLESGVSLLQCQIDAWNRQENSEKIGFHSVDINGDDPNDDTCGICADGGDLICCDSCPSTFHQSCLNIQKLPLGEWNCPNCTCKFCGIASGLSEKDDASVPIVHTCNLCEKKYHDSCAKEMDTLPNNLNTSGLSFCGRECRELSEQLKKYLGTKHELEAGFSWSLIHRTDEDSDASCRGITQKVECNSKLAIALTVMNECFLPVIDRRSGINLIRNILYNSGSNFNRLNYGGFYTAILERGDEIIAAASIRFHGTKIAEMPFIGTRHIYRRQGMCRRLFSSIELALCSMKVEKLVIPAIAELTHTWTTVFGFTHLDYSLRQEMRSLNMVVFPGIDMSQKLLMEGSEKMGHGDTDFIHTKMGNRSDMGSSTPQDPRGSDDVSSNPVNDTNDECSDASQKLDQVLVDGILCSKSHSEEMVSDSVSDKCVSPSRTSHSALKMKNKVAVAPPVDKLNPTSVRNHPEDIPNDQALVQETACSDPCSAENLDNKCHSFTAMNFDSLEVDVSPILNSQKSDNTPPTKEAYVNDALETVTSGILSEENIIPKRSNQDVDVSISSLNHADESLLQLGSGSNNEFGCENGKDLLLNRIVASNETRLDENGLNASDDSSETVVV